The nucleotide window TATAAATTCTATTAAAGAAAAAATAGAAGATCAAGGAACAAAAATCAAAGATATAAAGTCAATTCAAGTATATAGAGGAATTTTTAGTGGATGTGACACTGTATTTATTGTTGATGAAAAAAGAAAAAATCATTTAGTTCAAAATAATCCTAAATATTACAGTATATTAAAACCAATTCTTAAAGATAAAGATGTAAGAAGGTGGAAGATATCATTTGATGAAATGTATATTATATTTACTGGAAGAGGAATTAATAGTGTTGATATTCATGAATATCCACCTATTGAAAAATATCTATATCAACATAAACGAGATTTAATGCCTAAAAATAAAGGAGATTCTAGAAGTAAACCTGGAAGAATACCTGGTAAATATGATTGGTATGAAATTTTTAAACCAGGCACATCTTATAAAAAAGCTAATGAACCAAGGTTAATTTTACCAAGTCACCATAAAGAATTATTTGCAGTTTATACAGAAGAATCCTATTATGTAAATTGGGATTACAATATATTGACATGTAAAGATAAAAGTAAATTAAAAATAATAGAAGCTTTACTATCTTCAAAAGTATTAAATTTCATACAAGGAATAATAGGTACAAAAGTAAAATCTAAATTTGACTTAAAACCATCAATTATTGAAGAACTTCCATTAATATTCCCAGATGAAAAAGAAATATCTGATAGAATAGTTGAATTAGTAGATGAACTTCATACTGTGGCTTCAAGTCCAAATAATTCCAGACGTATTGCTGAGTTAGAAAATGAATTAAATGATATAATTTATAATTTATATGGTTTAACTACTGATGAAATAAAAATTATAGAATCTTATTTAACCACCTTTTAAATCTCTTTTTATCTTTTTTTTTAAATTTTTTAATTCTATAAAAAAAGTTAATTTTAATGTCTTTAATTTATAAAATATTAGTAATAATTAATGAAGGAATGATTTAATGTCATTAAATACTAAATTTATTACAAATGAGGAAGACAATAAGCTTGAAGCTAGATTAAATTCAAAACTTGATGGTTGTAAATCTTTTGATTGTCTTGTTGGCTATTTTTATGTTGATGGATTTTATAAACTACAAGATCAATTAAAGAATGTTGATAAGATACGTATTCTTGTTGGGATGGGTGTTGGATCTAGAGTATTTAAGATAATTGAAGAATCAAGAAGAAGTGAGGATACTCAAGATTCAAATATTAATGAAAAAGACAAAATACTACTAAATTGGATTAAAGAAAAAAAAGTTGAAATAAGAGCTTTAAAGAAAGTTCATTCAAAATTGTATCTTATGAGTAATGGTGAAGATGAAGGTTGTGCTATTGTTGGATCTAGTAATTTAACAGCACCAGGTCTTAGTAATAATGGAGAACTTAATGTCCAACTTGATGATAATGAAGATTATAAATACTTATTAGATAAATTTAACACTTTATGGGATGAATCTACTGAAATTACAAGGGAAAATATTAATACTTCAAGATATAATGGACAAACATCTTCAAATTCAAATAGAAAAGCTGATTTAGTTGTCATTAAAGAAACTGTTGATGAAGTTAAAGAAGTTATGGAAAAAATAGAAGCAGATTCTGAATATATAAGTGATTTTGAATCTATCGATATTAAAAAAGGAATTATTTCAGGATCTAATAATATACTCATTGTAAATAAGGAAATAAGGGATGATTTAATACAGAAAGATCCTAGAAGTAGTGAAGTATTAAAGCCAATAATTAAAGTGGATCAAGTTAAAAAATGGGATATTTCATCTGATGAAAACTATGTTATTTTCATACAAAAAGATATGGATCTTAGTGAATATCCAGCAGTTGAGGAGTATTTAAGTCAGTTTAAAGATGTTCTCAATGAAAGACCACCTGTAGTGAGCGGAGAAAAACAATGGTATGAACTTAATAAAACATCATATATTGATCCTGAAATGCCAAAATTAATCTTTACATGTGAAAGTTATGCGAGTCTTTATGCAGTATTTACAGATAAGTTTACTTATTCATCAGGTCCTAAATATGCACTATCATGTGATGATGTAAGATCATTAAAGATTATTCAAGCATTATTTTCATCAAATGTGTTGAATTTCATATATAAAATATATAAAAACAATAGTGATCAAAAAAGAGTTAAAGATACTATGATTAAAGAGAAGTTTCCACTTAAATTCCCAAAAGATAAGAAAGAAGAAGATAAAATTATAGAACTTGTTGAAGAACTTCAAGAAATAGATGATAAAAATCAAATTCAGAAGTCAGAAAATGATTTAAATGATATAATTTATGAGTTATATGATTTAAATGATAATGAAATTCAAGTTATTGAAGAGTACCTTGAATATTGAACTCCCCTTTAAATCTTTTTTTAAATTTTTTTATTTCATAAAAGTTAATTTTAATTCCTTTAATTTATAAAATATTAGTAATAACGAGAAATGTGGAGATATTATGTCATCAGATAAAACTTTTATTACAAATGAGGAAGGCAATAAGCTTGAGGATAGATTGAATTTTCTTCTTAAGCGTAGTGATTTTTTTGATTGTCTTGTTGGTTATTTTTATATTACTGGTTTCTATAAGCTTCAAGATCAACTAGAGGATATTGGTAAGATTCGTATTCTTATTGGTATGGGTGTTGATTTTAAGACTTTTGAAGCACTTAAGATGTCAAAAAAGGATAATGTTAATGATAGAATTCCTAGTGCTCATCTTAAAGATCAGGTTAGTGAAAATATCATTGAGGAAATGGATAATTCACCAGATATGGCTAGTGTTGAGGGTGGTATTCGTAAGTTTATCAGCTGGATTCGTAGTGGTAAGCTTGAAATTAAGGCATATAAGAAGCGTAGTATTCATTCAAAACTTTATATTATGACTTTAGATGATGAACAAGTATCAGATGGTCATGTTATTACAGGTTCAAGTAACCTTACTGCTCCTGGTCTTGATCATAATCTTGAATTTAATGTTGAACTTAAAAATTCTGGTGATTTTAACTTTGCAAAGGAGAAGTTTAATGAACTATGGGATGATGCTGTTGATGTAACAGAAGATTATGTTAATACATTATCAGAAAAAACTTGGCTTAATGACAGTATTACTCCATATGAG belongs to Methanosphaera sp. and includes:
- a CDS encoding phospholipase D-like domain-containing protein, translating into MSLNTKFITNEEDNKLEARLNSKLDGCKSFDCLVGYFYVDGFYKLQDQLKNVDKIRILVGMGVGSRVFKIIEESRRSEDTQDSNINEKDKILLNWIKEKKVEIRALKKVHSKLYLMSNGEDEGCAIVGSSNLTAPGLSNNGELNVQLDDNEDYKYLLDKFNTLWDESTEITRENINTSRYNGQTSSNSNRKADLVVIKETVDEVKEVMEKIEADSEYISDFESIDIKKGIISGSNNILIVNKEIRDDLIQKDPRSSEVLKPIIKVDQVKKWDISSDENYVIFIQKDMDLSEYPAVEEYLSQFKDVLNERPPVVSGEKQWYELNKTSYIDPEMPKLIFTCESYASLYAVFTDKFTYSSGPKYALSCDDVRSLKIIQALFSSNVLNFIYKIYKNNSDQKRVKDTMIKEKFPLKFPKDKKEEDKIIELVEELQEIDDKNQIQKSENDLNDIIYELYDLNDNEIQVIEEYLEY